In the genome of Phycisphaerae bacterium, one region contains:
- a CDS encoding sigma-70 family RNA polymerase sigma factor: MSGRDDELLVKAVAGEREALGMLLTRHGGDVRQALSGAISPEWRSMVDEDDVLQVTYLEAFLQIKKLQPSGMPAFVAWLRRIAENNLQDAIRGLTRAKRPDPRRQVRQARTDDSVAALYDLVGEDSMTPSRDAAGHERRHILEKAMEQLPTDYRSVLQMYDLDGRSVNEVAKAMSRSPGAVYMLRARAVEGLRRLLPSVSAMYSRSA; the protein is encoded by the coding sequence ATGTCTGGGCGCGATGATGAGCTTCTCGTAAAGGCGGTCGCTGGCGAGCGGGAGGCGCTCGGCATGCTGCTGACCCGCCATGGCGGCGACGTTCGTCAGGCGCTGTCCGGGGCTATCAGCCCCGAATGGCGATCGATGGTCGACGAGGATGATGTACTTCAGGTGACCTACCTCGAAGCCTTTCTTCAAATCAAGAAACTCCAGCCCAGCGGCATGCCGGCATTCGTCGCCTGGCTCCGACGGATCGCGGAGAACAACCTTCAAGATGCCATTCGAGGGCTGACCCGCGCCAAGCGGCCCGATCCGCGCAGGCAGGTTCGACAGGCGCGAACCGACGATTCCGTCGCCGCGCTGTACGACCTCGTCGGCGAGGACAGCATGACCCCCAGCCGTGACGCCGCCGGCCATGAACGGCGACACATCCTCGAAAAGGCCATGGAGCAACTCCCTACCGACTACCGGTCGGTGCTACAGATGTACGACCTAGACGGCCGGTCCGTTAACGAGGTGGCGAAGGCGATGAGCCGCTCTCCAGGAGCCGTTTACATGCTTCGGGCGAGGGCGGTCGAGGGGCTTCGCCGGCTCCTGCCCTCCGTGTCGGCGATGTACAGCCGGTCTGCGTGA
- a CDS encoding serine/threonine-protein kinase — MTTRTEHPSDSPSLAKGETSLVDAALQQMGAIPAGGTTETVPATGESPSRVPAGDSLAADIFKGYQLVRKIHGGGQGVVYQALQESTGKKVALKVFREGPFSDPRNRSRIELGVRILSELNHPNIVRIIDSGEAGGAMFYVMDYIAGHALDDWLERRRGSSLVTPPTAPQPGRRTSWRSARLSSRRQHQDIEELVRLFIKVCDAVNAAHLRGVIHRDLKPGNICIDERGEPLILDFDLAKIVFGDLDPRGRFVDMTQTGEFLGSLRWASPEQVERIPGKIDTRTDVYALGVILFEMLTGQSPYPVLGTRRDVEDRILNSDPLRPSHLRRQIDSDLDTIVLKSLSKQRERRYPSAGVLADDLRSFLAGAPISARRDSTWYLVRKLARRHALLTVMFSSVIVTLISATAISIHFYRNERQASDVLQKTAEEAAEDARGSQARARLAQLQVQRMALGWFLLEWHADRIQYAKKIRDQVPPGTAEFSAMQFLLDPTWPEERFLAQLAAEETPMGYFVVGERLLKAGRTKDAQDAYAKCSQSSGPNWYSTAAEARLHQLELQVGADHEEDLSRKEELRP, encoded by the coding sequence ATGACTACGCGCACCGAACACCCCTCCGACTCTCCCTCCTTGGCCAAGGGCGAAACGTCACTAGTCGATGCCGCATTGCAACAGATGGGGGCAATCCCGGCGGGAGGGACAACGGAAACCGTGCCCGCCACAGGCGAGTCGCCTTCCCGCGTCCCCGCCGGCGATTCCCTCGCCGCGGATATATTCAAAGGATACCAGTTAGTTCGCAAGATTCATGGCGGTGGCCAAGGCGTCGTCTATCAGGCCCTTCAAGAGAGCACCGGCAAGAAGGTCGCCCTGAAAGTCTTCCGCGAAGGCCCCTTTTCGGATCCGCGCAATCGATCGCGGATCGAACTGGGCGTCCGCATCCTCAGCGAACTGAACCACCCAAACATCGTGCGCATCATCGATAGTGGTGAGGCCGGCGGGGCGATGTTCTATGTCATGGATTACATCGCAGGCCACGCGCTGGATGACTGGCTCGAGCGTCGGCGTGGTTCATCCCTGGTAACTCCGCCCACCGCGCCGCAACCCGGAAGACGTACATCTTGGCGAAGCGCCCGATTATCATCGCGTCGACAGCACCAAGACATCGAGGAACTCGTTCGCCTCTTCATCAAGGTCTGCGATGCCGTCAACGCCGCCCACCTTCGCGGCGTCATCCACCGCGATCTGAAGCCGGGCAACATCTGTATTGACGAGCGTGGTGAGCCGCTCATCCTCGACTTCGACCTGGCCAAGATCGTGTTCGGCGACCTGGACCCCCGGGGGCGATTCGTGGATATGACCCAGACTGGGGAGTTTCTGGGATCGCTGCGCTGGGCGAGCCCCGAACAGGTCGAGCGAATTCCCGGCAAGATTGATACCCGCACCGACGTCTATGCCCTCGGTGTCATTCTCTTCGAGATGCTGACCGGTCAGTCGCCGTATCCGGTCCTGGGCACCCGTCGCGACGTCGAAGACCGAATCTTGAATTCCGACCCCTTGCGCCCCAGCCACCTTCGACGGCAGATTGACAGTGATCTGGATACGATCGTGCTCAAAAGCCTCTCCAAGCAGCGCGAACGGCGTTATCCCTCGGCCGGTGTGTTGGCGGACGACCTTCGATCTTTCCTGGCCGGCGCGCCGATCAGCGCCCGTCGGGATAGTACCTGGTATTTGGTTCGGAAGCTCGCTCGGCGCCACGCCCTGTTAACAGTCATGTTTTCATCCGTTATCGTCACGCTGATCAGCGCGACCGCCATCAGCATTCATTTCTATCGCAACGAGCGCCAGGCGTCGGACGTATTACAGAAGACCGCGGAAGAGGCCGCCGAGGATGCCCGAGGCTCACAAGCACGGGCTCGATTAGCCCAGCTTCAAGTCCAGCGCATGGCCCTGGGGTGGTTCCTCCTCGAATGGCATGCCGATCGTATTCAATACGCGAAAAAGATTCGGGATCAGGTGCCCCCTGGCACAGCCGAATTCAGCGCCATGCAATTCTTGCTCGACCCGACCTGGCCCGAAGAGCGATTTCTGGCCCAACTCGCCGCGGAAGAAACTCCGATGGGCTATTTCGTCGTGGGCGAACGGCTCTTGAAGGCCGGCCGCACGAAAGATGCCCAGGATGCTTACGCCAAATGCTCGCAATCATCCGGGCCGAATTGGTATTCCACGGCGGCGGAGGCGCGCCTTCACCAACTTGAACTGCAAGTGGGGGCCGATCATGAGGAGGATTTATCGCGGAAGGAGGAACTGCGACCATGA
- a CDS encoding type II secretion system protein, producing the protein MKSTVSRNGQTHSPRSAFTLVEVLVVIAIVSLLIAILFPAMSAARRSGRRTQCQSNLRQLATAWNVYLDDSGGLFYQGMNAYFNYGGIQGKGAAQFAVPKPLNRHLGFEAVQPSGAEVFRCPADTGSRTAKPTAFTYYGTSYMANPFVIGQDQYPELPLADPCYSLVMKVNKRLKNLTRPKASTDSARLILFGDLGWYAAWWRYTSERIEWHGSPYSHNLAFLDGHADFVRIRKNLFVSDEFALLPFADLADDAVACQQEIPTP; encoded by the coding sequence ATGAAATCCACGGTTTCGAGGAACGGTCAAACTCACTCGCCTCGCTCGGCCTTCACGTTGGTAGAAGTGCTCGTCGTCATCGCCATCGTCTCGTTGCTGATCGCCATCCTCTTCCCAGCGATGTCCGCGGCGCGGCGAAGCGGACGGCGAACGCAGTGCCAATCCAACCTTCGTCAACTCGCCACGGCCTGGAATGTCTATCTCGACGACAGCGGGGGACTCTTCTATCAGGGCATGAACGCCTACTTCAACTACGGCGGCATCCAAGGCAAGGGTGCAGCGCAGTTTGCGGTTCCCAAGCCGCTCAACCGGCATTTAGGATTCGAGGCCGTCCAGCCAAGCGGCGCCGAAGTCTTTCGATGCCCGGCCGATACAGGCAGCCGCACGGCCAAGCCAACGGCCTTCACGTATTACGGTACCAGCTACATGGCCAACCCCTTTGTCATCGGACAAGATCAGTATCCCGAGTTGCCTCTCGCCGATCCTTGCTACAGCCTGGTGATGAAGGTCAACAAGCGCCTCAAGAACCTGACCCGCCCCAAGGCATCGACGGATAGCGCCCGCTTGATTCTTTTCGGCGACCTTGGGTGGTATGCGGCCTGGTGGCGTTATACAAGCGAGCGGATCGAGTGGCATGGAAGTCCATATAGCCACAACCTGGCCTTCCTGGACGGTCATGCGGATTTTGTCCGCATCCGGAAGAATCTGTTTGTGTCCGACGAATTCGCGCTCCTTCCGTTCGCAGATCTGGCGGACGACGCCGTTGCTTGTCAGCAGGAGATTCCGACGCCGTGA
- a CDS encoding radical SAM protein has translation MTGIIQRLRRVAPQHDLASVIVYAFDRRTRMLPFIYADWAMVPAGVRAIGSAMVASGFEKTRVVQQLWNPRFAPSAMRLDGRVPDLFMVSSLQLHSACCRALIQDACRIDPAHRPLIIAGGPKTVYEPWDVFSADPSDPWGADVAVTGEEFVLLSLLEVVLSCRALGESLRSAFLRACRSGLLDDIPGLVYPRTDARGAPKELIDTGIQRLLGDLDELPHPVLGYRLLEAPSRFRAGLSDRAMGRRWVRLRTPIASLVLTFGCKFACPYCPLPAYNQRQFRVKSPERIVDEFCRLRSEYGIKWFFGTDDNFFNDHRRAHGIVEALARAEVNGKPLYKQVEWGTEVTVHDTVALKAELPTVRRAGVRMLWLGVEDITASFVKKGQSLSKTQEAFEALRAAGIAPMPMMMHHDGQPLYTPGSPYGLINQVRMLRRWGAAGMQVLMMTPATGSKLYEEPFNNGQVIESVSGRRVEPYMMDGNYVVATQADEPWRKQCNILAAYLYFFNPLALLRALLPRDRVFTCDIGMQLMGMGGLFHTIRRTVGWAWRLRRGDIKRRTSLPSSPLPFHGLAAEPASHDLPAPKSSPPAFVSMSLRGEPVPAGAQVHQRGPEMLMTLPRGR, from the coding sequence TTGACCGGAATCATCCAGCGCCTCCGCCGCGTGGCCCCGCAACACGATTTGGCCAGCGTCATCGTCTACGCCTTCGACCGCCGTACGCGCATGTTGCCGTTCATCTACGCCGACTGGGCGATGGTCCCCGCGGGCGTGCGCGCGATCGGCTCGGCGATGGTGGCGTCGGGGTTCGAAAAGACGCGCGTCGTTCAGCAACTCTGGAATCCTCGCTTTGCCCCCTCGGCCATGCGGCTCGACGGCCGCGTGCCTGATCTGTTCATGGTCTCCAGTCTGCAGCTTCACTCGGCCTGTTGTCGCGCGTTGATCCAGGACGCCTGCCGGATCGACCCGGCACATCGACCGCTGATCATCGCCGGCGGACCGAAGACGGTTTATGAGCCGTGGGACGTGTTCAGCGCTGATCCCTCAGATCCTTGGGGCGCCGACGTGGCCGTCACGGGCGAAGAGTTCGTGCTGCTCAGCCTATTGGAGGTGGTGCTCTCCTGCCGCGCCCTGGGCGAATCGCTCCGCTCCGCCTTCCTTCGCGCGTGCCGGTCGGGGCTTCTTGACGACATCCCCGGGCTGGTCTATCCGCGCACGGACGCACGCGGCGCGCCGAAAGAACTGATCGACACCGGCATTCAACGGTTGCTGGGCGATCTGGACGAGCTGCCCCATCCCGTCCTCGGCTACCGCCTCCTCGAGGCGCCCAGCCGGTTTCGCGCCGGATTGTCGGATCGGGCGATGGGTCGACGCTGGGTGCGATTGCGAACGCCGATCGCGTCGCTGGTGCTGACATTCGGGTGTAAGTTCGCCTGCCCGTACTGCCCGCTGCCGGCTTACAACCAGCGCCAGTTCCGCGTCAAAAGCCCGGAGCGGATCGTGGACGAATTTTGCCGTCTGCGCAGCGAGTACGGCATCAAGTGGTTCTTCGGCACGGATGACAACTTCTTCAATGACCACAGGCGGGCGCATGGCATCGTCGAGGCGCTCGCGCGCGCCGAGGTCAACGGCAAGCCGCTTTACAAGCAAGTCGAATGGGGCACTGAGGTCACAGTCCACGACACGGTGGCGCTCAAGGCGGAGCTTCCCACCGTCCGCCGCGCGGGTGTCCGCATGTTGTGGCTCGGCGTCGAGGACATCACGGCCTCTTTCGTGAAGAAAGGCCAGAGCCTCAGCAAGACGCAGGAGGCTTTCGAGGCACTCCGCGCCGCCGGCATCGCGCCCATGCCAATGATGATGCACCACGATGGCCAGCCGCTCTACACGCCCGGAAGTCCCTACGGCCTGATCAACCAAGTCAGGATGTTGCGCCGCTGGGGCGCGGCGGGAATGCAGGTACTGATGATGACGCCGGCGACAGGGTCCAAACTCTACGAGGAGCCGTTCAACAACGGCCAAGTTATCGAGAGCGTTTCCGGCCGTCGCGTCGAGCCGTACATGATGGATGGCAACTACGTCGTCGCCACCCAGGCCGACGAGCCGTGGCGAAAGCAATGCAACATCCTTGCGGCCTATCTGTATTTTTTCAATCCGCTTGCGCTGCTGCGGGCTCTGCTTCCTCGTGATCGCGTGTTCACCTGCGACATCGGCATGCAGTTGATGGGAATGGGCGGCCTGTTTCACACCATCCGCCGCACGGTCGGCTGGGCCTGGCGCCTGCGGAGGGGCGATATCAAGCGTCGCACCAGCCTGCCCTCGAGTCCGCTTCCCTTCCACGGCTTGGCGGCGGAGCCGGCCAGCCACGACCTGCCCGCGCCAAAATCGTCACCGCCCGCGTTCGTGTCGATGTCGCTCAGGGGCGAGCCGGTGCCGGCTGGCGCGCAGGTCCACCAGCGAGGGCCCGAAATGTTGATGACCCTTCCTCGTGGCCGTTGA
- a CDS encoding GIY-YIG nuclease family protein has translation MYILRCSDGSLYTGATTDVKRRSEQHNAGTASRYTRCRLPVRVVYQEPHASRSLALKREWAVKAMTRLEKKALIRWGARRSRYFPMIAYRKSGIDQHSPHR, from the coding sequence GTGTACATCTTGCGATGTTCGGACGGCTCGCTCTACACCGGGGCGACGACGGATGTAAAACGTCGAAGCGAGCAACATAATGCGGGGACCGCCTCTCGGTATACCCGTTGTCGCCTTCCGGTTCGTGTGGTCTATCAGGAACCTCATGCCTCTCGAAGCTTGGCGTTGAAACGTGAATGGGCGGTCAAGGCGATGACGCGGCTGGAGAAGAAAGCGCTGATACGATGGGGAGCACGTCGGTCTCGCTATTTCCCCATGATAGCTTATCGTAAGAGCGGAATTGACCAGCATTCGCCGCATAGATGA
- the rtcR gene encoding RNA repair transcriptional activator RtcR: MDGFVIVGLLGTTLDRGDGPDRWAAWRPTVSLCQHEDLLVRRLELLIDPKIESLAKQVAVDIRSVAPETDVRTHAIDLRDPWDFEEVYGALHGFARNYPFDTDREQYLFHVTTGTHVAQICTFLLTESRHYPGRLIQTAPPKRKKPNDPGRYSIIDLDLSKYDRIAQRFVAERREATDFLKAGIPTQNAAFNKMIEQIEHVAIHSAAPILLLGPTGAGKSSLARRIYELKKLRRSVTGKFVEVNCATIRGDGAMSALFGHKRGAFTGATADRAGLLREANQGVLFLDEVGELGIEEQAMLLRAIEEHRFYPLGSDSEVHSDFQLICGTNLRLGEAVRTGVFREELLARINLWTFELPGLAQRREDIAPNVDYELAQLTAATGQIRRFNKEALDRFLKFAAAPESFWSGNFRDLNAAIARMATMAPAGRITTEVVDSEIERLRAGWRMPESAIPDGDIDLETLLGPRIGALDEFDRVQLAHVVRVCRESLSLSAAGRRLFAASRTQRTVPNDADRLRKYLARFGMEWTALQSACR, translated from the coding sequence ATGGACGGGTTCGTCATCGTTGGGCTCTTGGGAACTACGCTTGATCGCGGTGATGGACCGGACCGCTGGGCGGCCTGGCGACCCACGGTGTCCCTTTGCCAGCACGAGGACTTGTTGGTCCGCCGGCTCGAACTCCTAATCGATCCAAAGATCGAGTCCTTGGCGAAACAGGTGGCGGTGGACATTCGATCGGTCGCGCCCGAGACGGACGTCCGGACGCACGCGATCGACCTTCGTGATCCATGGGATTTCGAAGAGGTGTATGGGGCGCTTCATGGCTTCGCGCGGAACTACCCGTTTGACACCGACCGCGAGCAATACCTTTTCCACGTCACTACGGGCACTCACGTCGCGCAAATCTGCACGTTCCTGCTTACGGAATCCCGGCACTACCCTGGTCGCTTGATCCAGACAGCGCCGCCGAAGCGCAAGAAGCCCAACGATCCGGGGCGGTATTCGATCATCGATCTGGACCTGTCCAAGTACGATCGAATTGCCCAACGTTTCGTCGCCGAGCGGCGGGAGGCGACGGATTTTCTTAAGGCGGGCATCCCGACCCAGAATGCGGCTTTTAACAAGATGATCGAGCAGATCGAGCACGTCGCCATTCATTCCGCGGCCCCCATCCTGCTGCTGGGTCCCACGGGGGCCGGAAAATCGAGCCTGGCGCGGCGGATTTACGAGCTAAAGAAGCTCCGGCGAAGCGTGACAGGAAAGTTCGTCGAGGTGAATTGCGCCACGATCCGCGGCGACGGGGCGATGTCGGCGCTGTTTGGGCACAAGCGCGGTGCGTTCACCGGCGCGACGGCCGATCGGGCGGGGCTGTTGCGCGAGGCGAACCAGGGCGTCTTGTTCCTTGACGAAGTCGGCGAACTCGGCATCGAGGAACAGGCCATGCTCTTGCGGGCCATCGAGGAGCATCGGTTTTATCCGTTGGGATCGGATAGCGAAGTGCACAGCGATTTTCAATTAATCTGCGGCACCAATCTGCGGCTAGGCGAGGCGGTTCGAACAGGGGTTTTTCGCGAAGAACTGCTGGCCCGAATCAACCTGTGGACCTTTGAATTACCCGGGCTCGCGCAACGCCGCGAGGATATCGCGCCGAACGTTGATTACGAATTGGCCCAACTGACGGCGGCGACCGGACAAATTCGACGATTCAACAAGGAAGCCCTCGACCGGTTTCTAAAATTCGCCGCCGCTCCGGAGTCCTTTTGGTCCGGGAACTTCCGCGACCTCAACGCAGCGATTGCGCGAATGGCGACCATGGCGCCCGCGGGACGGATCACGACCGAAGTTGTGGATTCTGAAATCGAGCGATTGAGGGCGGGCTGGCGCATGCCCGAGTCGGCGATTCCCGACGGGGATATCGACCTGGAGACATTATTAGGGCCGCGCATCGGAGCACTCGATGAATTCGACCGCGTTCAACTCGCTCACGTCGTGCGCGTCTGCCGGGAATCATTGTCGCTCTCCGCCGCCGGCCGCCGTCTTTTCGCCGCATCGCGCACGCAACGAACGGTTCCCAACGACGCGGACAGGCTCAGGAAATACTTGGCGAGGTTTGGAATGGAGTGGACGGCACTACAAAGCGCATGCCGTTGA
- a CDS encoding TROVE domain-containing protein, which produces MANKSIFKTIRGLFVPPADTVNEAGGVAYRMSDRQALAQYAATGCLNGTFYAAGETQLEQILKLCDRVEPEFIARTALYARQAGNMKDLPALLCAVLSIKSPGLMAEIFDRVIDSPKMLRNFVQIMRSGTIGRKSLGSLPKRLVAQWIEKRTDKQLFVGSVGNDPSLADIVKMVHPKPRSASREALFGYFIGRTYNADALPELVREFEAYKTATDRTTMEPPDVPFQMLTALDLSPDVWKSIARRAPWQTTRMNLNTFARHGVFEDAELTAAIADRLRDRELIEKARVFPYQLMVAYASAAKVPAVVREALQDAMEVAIANVPKVNGQVYVFPDISGSMHSPVTGFRRGASTKVRCVDVAALVAAAMVRTNPATVVVPFESKAISPEKLGLNPRDSVMTNAQKLASLPAGGTNCSAALAYLNKRRATGDLVIYVSDNESWVDSSNYGRFGGSRTRTMDEWATFKRRSPQARMICIDIQPCATTQAKERDDITNVGGFSDEVFNLIAAVARGDTSDGYWTRQIEAIRI; this is translated from the coding sequence ATGGCTAACAAGAGCATCTTCAAGACTATCCGGGGACTGTTTGTCCCGCCCGCCGACACGGTCAACGAGGCCGGTGGGGTGGCGTATCGCATGAGCGATCGCCAGGCCCTCGCGCAGTATGCCGCGACCGGCTGTTTGAACGGCACGTTCTACGCGGCCGGCGAGACGCAGCTTGAGCAGATCCTGAAGCTCTGCGATCGCGTCGAGCCGGAGTTCATCGCCCGCACAGCGCTGTACGCGCGGCAGGCCGGAAACATGAAGGACTTGCCCGCTCTCTTGTGCGCGGTTCTGTCGATCAAGAGCCCGGGGTTGATGGCGGAAATCTTCGATCGCGTGATCGACTCACCGAAGATGCTCCGCAACTTCGTCCAGATCATGCGGTCGGGGACCATCGGGCGCAAGTCGCTGGGCTCGCTGCCGAAGCGCCTTGTTGCTCAGTGGATCGAGAAGCGGACGGACAAGCAGCTTTTTGTCGGTTCGGTCGGGAACGATCCGTCCCTGGCAGACATCGTCAAGATGGTCCACCCGAAGCCGCGGTCCGCGTCGCGTGAGGCCCTGTTCGGATACTTTATTGGCCGCACGTACAACGCCGACGCGTTGCCGGAGTTGGTGCGCGAGTTCGAGGCGTACAAGACCGCGACCGACCGCACGACCATGGAGCCGCCGGACGTTCCCTTCCAGATGTTGACGGCGCTCGATTTGTCGCCGGACGTTTGGAAGTCGATTGCGCGGCGGGCTCCGTGGCAGACCACGCGAATGAACCTGAACACGTTCGCCCGGCACGGCGTCTTTGAGGACGCGGAGTTGACGGCGGCGATTGCGGATCGCCTGCGCGATCGGGAGTTGATCGAGAAGGCCCGCGTCTTCCCCTATCAACTGATGGTTGCTTACGCGTCAGCGGCGAAGGTGCCCGCGGTGGTCCGCGAGGCCTTGCAGGACGCCATGGAGGTCGCGATCGCCAACGTGCCGAAGGTCAATGGCCAGGTGTACGTCTTCCCGGATATCTCGGGGTCGATGCACTCGCCGGTCACGGGATTTCGGCGCGGAGCGTCGACGAAGGTTCGCTGCGTAGATGTTGCGGCCCTGGTGGCTGCGGCGATGGTTCGGACGAATCCGGCGACGGTGGTGGTTCCGTTCGAGTCGAAGGCGATTTCGCCTGAGAAGCTCGGGCTGAACCCGCGCGACTCAGTCATGACCAACGCGCAGAAGCTCGCGTCGCTGCCGGCCGGTGGGACGAACTGCTCAGCGGCGCTGGCGTATTTGAACAAGCGCCGGGCGACCGGCGACCTCGTCATCTACGTCTCGGACAACGAGTCGTGGGTCGATTCGTCCAACTATGGCCGCTTCGGTGGAAGCCGGACGCGGACCATGGACGAGTGGGCGACCTTCAAGCGGCGGAGTCCGCAGGCTCGGATGATCTGTATCGACATCCAGCCGTGCGCGACGACGCAGGCGAAGGAGCGCGACGACATCACCAACGTCGGAGGGTTCTCTGACGAGGTCTTTAACCTGATCGCGGCCGTGGCCCGCGGAGATACGTCCGATGGCTACTGGACGCGGCAGATCGAGGCGATCCGTATCTAA
- a CDS encoding RtcB family protein, producing MGEDSKYKLVPTGEATAILPVDGGRLKPVTVIGTDAIRATFSEDTLQQVINTRMAPGVAEVVLNPDAHIGYGAPIGCVMASPSHIYPGPVGVDIKCSMSLLQLDLPADAIIDRTTRRAIIDAICERVPTGAGRGQRSVSKSRHVAEPLGRRVAVEGASAAVCEALGIPAYWAERCEDSFHLGHDDTRDALSARLDWLLCAGTIGDFVEKMRQLGSYGGGNHFGECEVVHVGEDSRAKFCAKVFGLNDGHVAFLSHCGSRGFGHNLAAGQFKALQGKFDTWGIPFPGADKELCYAPLGTKEADAYLDDMAMGANFATVNHMLINALVLEAFQQVVPGVKGELVYFISHNIARKEIVQNQPMWVMRKGATRAFPAKHHGLKGTPFEASGHPILLPGDPQRGSAVMVADETASLSCYSVNHGAGRMLGRKQAIRTLDQKSIDASFDEQDILTNCRNYPMDEAPAAYKDFDEVLRSVKLAGLASEVARLKARFVIKDASKADD from the coding sequence ATGGGCGAAGACAGCAAATACAAACTAGTTCCTACCGGCGAAGCGACGGCGATCCTGCCGGTGGATGGTGGACGCCTGAAGCCCGTCACTGTCATCGGGACCGACGCGATCCGTGCGACCTTCTCCGAGGACACGCTCCAGCAGGTCATCAACACGCGAATGGCCCCTGGCGTCGCCGAGGTCGTGCTCAACCCCGACGCCCATATCGGCTACGGTGCGCCAATCGGCTGCGTCATGGCCTCGCCGTCGCACATCTATCCAGGTCCCGTCGGAGTAGATATCAAGTGCAGCATGAGCCTGCTCCAACTCGACCTGCCCGCTGATGCGATTATCGATCGCACGACGCGCCGCGCGATTATCGATGCGATCTGCGAACGCGTGCCGACGGGCGCGGGGCGGGGCCAGCGCAGCGTCTCGAAATCCCGGCATGTCGCTGAGCCGCTCGGCCGCCGGGTCGCCGTCGAAGGCGCATCTGCCGCGGTCTGCGAGGCCCTCGGCATCCCCGCGTACTGGGCAGAACGCTGCGAAGACAGCTTCCATCTCGGCCACGACGATACCCGTGACGCCCTCTCAGCGCGCCTGGACTGGCTTCTATGCGCTGGGACCATCGGCGACTTCGTTGAGAAGATGCGCCAGCTCGGCTCCTACGGCGGCGGGAACCATTTCGGCGAATGCGAAGTCGTGCATGTCGGCGAGGACAGCCGCGCCAAGTTCTGTGCGAAGGTGTTCGGGCTCAACGACGGTCATGTCGCCTTTCTGTCCCACTGCGGCTCGCGCGGCTTCGGACACAACCTCGCCGCCGGGCAGTTCAAGGCCCTGCAAGGCAAGTTCGACACCTGGGGCATTCCGTTCCCCGGCGCGGACAAGGAGCTTTGCTACGCGCCGCTCGGCACGAAGGAGGCCGACGCCTACCTCGACGACATGGCGATGGGCGCGAATTTCGCGACCGTGAACCACATGCTGATCAACGCGCTCGTTCTGGAAGCGTTCCAGCAGGTCGTCCCCGGCGTCAAAGGCGAGCTGGTCTATTTCATCAGCCACAACATCGCGCGAAAGGAAATCGTTCAGAACCAGCCGATGTGGGTCATGCGCAAAGGCGCGACCCGCGCCTTTCCCGCGAAGCACCATGGGCTCAAGGGCACTCCCTTCGAAGCGAGCGGCCATCCGATCCTGCTGCCCGGCGACCCGCAGCGCGGCTCGGCGGTCATGGTCGCCGACGAGACCGCGTCGCTGTCGTGCTACAGCGTTAACCACGGCGCGGGCCGGATGCTCGGCCGCAAGCAGGCGATCCGCACGCTCGACCAGAAGTCGATCGACGCGTCGTTCGACGAACAGGACATCCTGACCAACTGCAGGAACTACCCGATGGACGAGGCCCCGGCGGCGTACAAGGATTTCGACGAGGTGCTTCGGTCGGTGAAGTTGGCAGGCCTGGCGTCGGAGGTGGCGCGTCTCAAGGCACGGTTTGTGATTAAGGATGCGTCAAAGGCGGATGATTAG
- a CDS encoding DUF5677 domain-containing protein, with translation MHNNVNGDNEVTAVRTMATTLLDFWHKRVASDKIETTAVDVAGMFLLARTREFFQAAVELLGVSFAAPVAIAVLARAQLESAANLLVILNSKLSAEAKKNLAESFIRFGEFNHVRSLEDDLDDYRASLSPTEQGNLDRRIEVSTEVQSTFTPEQERQGRYPTWNGKSITQTIVETGGDGARRWYSLMSLIAHGDPCMLHKSLTITENEFRLFQRDYGVTDAAYWVNRMGKQLFACLLVFLTRNGEIEVDDEIKRVYQTLGIEQSHVND, from the coding sequence ATGCACAACAATGTTAATGGCGACAACGAGGTCACTGCGGTCAGGACAATGGCCACCACTCTCCTGGATTTTTGGCACAAGAGGGTCGCATCCGACAAAATCGAGACGACAGCTGTTGATGTCGCTGGAATGTTCTTACTCGCGCGAACCCGAGAGTTTTTCCAAGCAGCCGTTGAGCTTCTCGGAGTTTCTTTTGCCGCACCCGTTGCAATTGCTGTGCTTGCGCGAGCGCAACTTGAATCCGCGGCAAATCTCCTGGTTATCCTCAATTCAAAGCTGAGTGCTGAGGCAAAGAAGAATCTCGCCGAGAGCTTTATACGTTTTGGTGAATTCAACCACGTTAGAAGCCTCGAAGATGATTTGGACGACTACCGCGCATCACTGTCGCCCACAGAACAGGGAAACCTTGATAGGCGTATCGAAGTCTCAACGGAGGTCCAATCAACGTTTACCCCGGAGCAAGAACGACAAGGGCGATATCCAACATGGAACGGCAAATCGATCACTCAAACTATTGTTGAAACCGGTGGAGACGGCGCTAGACGCTGGTACTCTCTAATGTCGCTCATAGCCCATGGCGATCCGTGTATGCTGCATAAATCATTGACCATTACAGAAAACGAGTTTCGGTTATTTCAGCGAGATTACGGTGTCACCGATGCAGCTTATTGGGTAAATAGGATGGGTAAACAATTATTCGCGTGCCTACTTGTATTTCTGACACGAAACGGGGAGATCGAAGTAGACGATGAAATCAAGCGCGTCTATCAAACGCTAGGAATCGAACAATCCCATGTTAACGATTGA